A genome region from Streptomyces sp. S4.7 includes the following:
- a CDS encoding YigZ family protein — translation MHEQYRTVARRGAHETEVNRSRFLCALAPAATEEEARDFVAGVRREHPTATHNCFAYVIGADASVQKAADDGEPGGTAGAPMLQMLMRRDVRYVVAVVTRYYGGVKLGAGGLIRAYGGAVGEALDRVGTVTRRRYRLATIIVDHQRAGKLENELRATGRTVRDVRYAEIVTMRIGLPASDIGAFREWLADTTSGTALLELGDEAYGDI, via the coding sequence ATGCATGAGCAGTACCGCACCGTCGCCCGCCGGGGAGCCCACGAGACCGAGGTCAACCGGTCACGTTTCCTCTGCGCGCTCGCACCCGCCGCCACCGAGGAGGAGGCACGGGACTTCGTCGCGGGCGTCCGCCGGGAACATCCCACCGCCACACACAACTGTTTCGCCTACGTCATCGGCGCCGACGCCTCCGTACAGAAGGCCGCCGACGACGGCGAACCGGGCGGCACGGCAGGCGCTCCCATGCTCCAGATGCTCATGCGCCGGGACGTGCGGTACGTCGTCGCCGTCGTCACCCGCTACTACGGAGGCGTCAAGCTCGGGGCGGGCGGGCTGATCCGCGCCTACGGAGGCGCCGTGGGCGAAGCGCTCGACCGGGTCGGCACCGTCACCCGCCGCCGCTACCGGCTCGCCACGATCATCGTCGACCACCAGCGGGCCGGGAAGCTGGAGAACGAACTCCGCGCCACCGGCCGTACCGTGCGCGACGTGCGGTACGCGGAGATAGTGACCATGCGGATCGGACTGCCCGCCTCCGACATCGGTGCCTTCCGTGAATGGCTCGCCGACACCACCTCCGGAACAGCCCTCCTGGAGCTGGGCGATGAGGCCTACGGAGACATCTGA
- a CDS encoding XRE family transcriptional regulator, which produces MSELDQLTQSLARNLKRWRGERAFTLDALAARSGVSRGMIIQIEQARTNPSVGTTVKLADALGISITTLLDYEQGPQVRVVPADQAVRMWSTDAGSSTVLLVGTESRGPLELWSWKLIPGEHSDSDAHPDGTTELLHVTAGELTLVVDGARHTVAAGSSAVFEANVSHAYRNEGDTTVEMTMAVSIPPAR; this is translated from the coding sequence GTGTCGGAGCTCGATCAGCTGACCCAGTCGCTCGCCCGTAACCTCAAACGGTGGCGCGGCGAGAGAGCTTTCACCCTCGACGCCCTGGCGGCCCGGTCGGGGGTGAGCCGGGGCATGATCATCCAGATCGAGCAGGCGCGCACGAACCCCAGTGTCGGCACGACGGTGAAACTCGCCGACGCCCTCGGCATCAGCATCACCACGCTCCTCGACTACGAACAGGGCCCGCAGGTCAGGGTCGTACCGGCCGACCAGGCCGTCCGCATGTGGTCCACCGACGCGGGCAGCTCCACCGTCCTGCTGGTCGGGACCGAGTCACGCGGCCCGCTCGAACTCTGGTCCTGGAAGCTGATCCCCGGCGAGCACAGCGACTCCGACGCGCACCCGGACGGCACGACCGAGCTGCTGCATGTCACCGCGGGCGAGCTGACCCTCGTCGTGGACGGTGCGAGGCACACCGTGGCCGCGGGCTCCTCCGCGGTCTTCGAGGCGAACGTGTCGCACGCCTACCGCAACGAGGGCGACACCACAGTAGAGATGACGATGGCCGTCTCCATCCCGCCCGCGCGCTGA
- a CDS encoding SMC family ATPase — MRLHRLTVTAFGPFADTQEVDFDALCAGGIFLLHGATGAGKTSVLDAVCYALYDAVPGARQIKGGATKDASLRSDHANADTYTEVCLELTVGGRRLEITRSPAQTRPKKRGTGVTVEKARSGLRERDPASGDWRALSRSHQEIGEEIGQLLGMSREQFCQVVLLPQGDFARFLRADAEARGRLLGRLFDTRRFAAVEERLAELRRGAEQQVREGDQRLLDIGQRIAGAARGGIEQPLPARQPGDPGLAPAVLEWAAVARSTARERRDIAESALAGAESRQAAARRRLDGARELARLQQRFADGRRRADALEARRPEYEAARAALERARKADRVAPALALRDDAERAHRTAAAALDRARARLPAELTDTGADHLSALERKMLAELGRVDAARGAERRSAEISRERAELDRQARADEELLADAAGWLTGWDAARRGHQERVETSQEAATRAEQLAGQLEPARAQLEAARARDALDARAAASQRLLNTARERANDAKESWLDLRERRLRGIAAELAARLVAGEPCAVCGSADHPAPARAGAGQVDQASEDAAFAASRRAEAAVTEAERDHASVREEYAAARSAAGGSTVAELVALTERLGREHTAAHRLAAGTHAAREALARAEREREDRLAAQRSAENRVAARTSRREALDHEQTGLESELVRARGDASTVAEHAERLANRARLLAEAADAVRDFDTTAQRLKDADGRLADAAFRAGFETPREAAAALLSGPEQRHLTHRMDDWQAEAATVADRLAEPDARDAAQDPPARLDTALMSYEAAETALRDASSALTGARERAGELARLSRRAEEEVRRLGPLRTEYERVARLAALTAGTSTDNDRKMRLESYVLAARLEQVAEAATARLLRMSSGRYTLVHSDARSGGGKRSGLGLHVVDSWTGSARDTATLSGGETFFVSLALALGLADVVTDEAGGARLDTLFIDEGFGSLDDQTLDEVLDVLDSLRERDRSVGIVSHVADLRRRIPTQLEVTKSRRGSTVGLRTGGADG, encoded by the coding sequence ATGAGACTGCACCGGCTGACCGTCACCGCCTTCGGTCCCTTCGCCGACACCCAGGAGGTCGACTTCGACGCACTGTGCGCCGGGGGGATCTTCCTGCTGCACGGAGCGACCGGCGCCGGGAAGACCTCGGTGCTCGACGCCGTCTGCTACGCGCTGTACGACGCCGTGCCGGGCGCCCGCCAGATCAAGGGCGGCGCCACCAAGGACGCCTCCCTGCGCAGCGACCACGCCAACGCGGACACGTACACGGAGGTGTGCCTCGAACTGACCGTCGGCGGACGGCGGCTGGAGATCACCCGCAGCCCCGCGCAGACACGTCCCAAGAAGCGCGGCACCGGCGTCACCGTCGAGAAGGCCCGCAGCGGGCTGCGGGAGCGCGACCCCGCGAGCGGCGACTGGCGCGCCCTGAGCCGCTCCCACCAGGAGATCGGCGAGGAGATCGGTCAGCTCCTCGGAATGAGCCGGGAGCAGTTCTGCCAGGTGGTGCTCCTGCCGCAGGGCGACTTCGCGCGCTTCCTGCGCGCCGACGCCGAGGCACGCGGCAGACTCCTCGGCCGCCTCTTCGACACCCGCCGGTTCGCCGCCGTGGAGGAGCGGCTCGCCGAACTGCGCCGGGGCGCCGAACAGCAGGTCCGGGAAGGCGATCAGCGGCTGCTCGACATCGGGCAGCGCATCGCCGGGGCGGCGCGCGGGGGCATCGAACAGCCGCTGCCCGCACGGCAGCCCGGCGATCCGGGCCTCGCGCCCGCCGTCCTGGAATGGGCCGCCGTCGCCCGCTCCACGGCCCGCGAGCGCCGCGACATCGCCGAGTCCGCCCTCGCGGGAGCCGAGAGCAGGCAGGCCGCCGCACGCCGGCGGCTCGACGGCGCGCGCGAACTGGCGCGGCTGCAACAGCGGTTCGCCGACGGACGCCGGCGCGCCGACGCCCTCGAAGCCCGCCGCCCCGAATACGAGGCGGCGCGGGCCGCGCTGGAGCGGGCCCGCAAAGCGGACCGGGTCGCCCCCGCGCTCGCCCTGCGCGACGACGCCGAGCGCGCGCACCGCACCGCCGCCGCCGCTCTCGACCGGGCACGCGCCCGGCTCCCCGCCGAACTGACCGACACAGGCGCCGACCATCTCTCCGCGCTGGAACGGAAGATGCTGGCGGAGCTGGGCCGGGTCGACGCCGCCCGGGGCGCCGAGCGGCGCAGCGCGGAGATCAGCCGTGAACGGGCCGAACTGGACCGCCAGGCCCGCGCGGACGAGGAACTGCTGGCCGATGCCGCCGGCTGGCTCACCGGCTGGGACGCCGCCCGCCGGGGACACCAGGAACGCGTCGAGACGTCCCAGGAGGCGGCGACCCGCGCCGAACAGCTCGCGGGACAGCTCGAACCGGCCCGCGCGCAGCTCGAAGCGGCCCGCGCGCGCGACGCGCTCGACGCACGGGCCGCCGCGTCGCAGCGCCTCCTGAACACCGCCCGCGAGCGCGCCAACGACGCCAAGGAGAGCTGGCTGGACCTGCGCGAGCGACGGCTGCGCGGTATCGCCGCCGAACTCGCCGCCCGGCTCGTGGCGGGGGAGCCCTGCGCCGTCTGCGGCTCCGCCGACCATCCGGCGCCCGCGCGGGCCGGGGCGGGCCAGGTCGACCAGGCCTCGGAGGACGCCGCGTTCGCCGCCTCCCGCAGAGCCGAGGCGGCCGTCACGGAGGCCGAGCGCGACCACGCCTCCGTACGGGAGGAGTACGCGGCGGCACGATCGGCGGCCGGCGGTTCGACCGTCGCCGAACTGGTCGCGCTCACCGAGCGCCTGGGCCGCGAGCACACGGCGGCGCACCGCCTCGCCGCCGGCACCCACGCCGCCCGTGAGGCGCTGGCCCGCGCCGAACGGGAGCGCGAGGACCGGCTCGCCGCGCAGCGGTCCGCCGAGAACCGCGTCGCGGCCCGCACGTCACGGCGCGAGGCGCTCGACCACGAACAGACCGGCCTCGAATCGGAACTGGTCCGCGCCCGCGGTGACGCCTCCACCGTCGCCGAGCACGCCGAACGGCTGGCGAACAGGGCCCGGCTGCTCGCCGAAGCGGCCGACGCGGTACGGGACTTCGACACCACGGCCCAGCGCCTGAAGGACGCGGACGGGCGGCTCGCGGACGCCGCGTTCCGCGCGGGATTCGAAACACCGCGCGAGGCGGCGGCGGCCCTGTTGTCCGGCCCGGAGCAGCGCCACCTGACCCACCGGATGGACGACTGGCAGGCCGAGGCCGCCACCGTCGCCGACCGGCTCGCCGAGCCGGACGCGCGCGACGCGGCGCAGGACCCGCCCGCCCGGCTCGACACGGCGCTGATGTCCTACGAGGCGGCCGAGACCGCCCTGCGCGACGCGTCCTCGGCGCTGACGGGCGCCCGCGAGCGCGCCGGCGAGCTGGCCAGGCTCTCCCGCCGGGCCGAGGAGGAGGTACGGCGCCTCGGCCCGCTCCGTACGGAGTACGAGCGGGTGGCCCGCCTCGCCGCGCTCACCGCGGGCACCTCCACCGACAACGACCGCAAGATGCGCCTCGAGTCGTACGTCCTGGCCGCCCGGCTCGAACAGGTCGCGGAGGCGGCCACCGCGCGGCTGCTGCGCATGTCCTCGGGCCGCTACACCCTGGTCCACTCGGACGCGAGGAGCGGCGGCGGCAAACGGTCCGGGCTCGGACTTCACGTGGTCGACTCCTGGACGGGCAGCGCGCGGGACACGGCGACCCTGTCCGGCGGGGAGACGTTCTTCGTCTCCCTCGCCCTCGCGCTGGGCCTCGCCGACGTCGTCACCGACGAGGCGGGCGGCGCCCGTCTGGACACCCTCTTCATCGACGAGGGGTTCGGCAGTCTGGACGACCAGACGCTGGACGAGGTCCTGGACGTGCTGGACTCGCTGCGCGAACGCGACCGCAGCGTCGGCATAGTCAGCCATGTCGCGGACCTCCGCCGCCGGATCCCGACCCAGCTGGAGGTGACGAAGTCCCGCCGGGGCTCGACGGTCGGTCTGCGGACGGGCGGCGCCGACGGCTGA
- a CDS encoding acyltransferase gives MPKSRDTSASLTAWRRRVVSRAVQGGWRWIQEAGAVSAEHPGRLRFARIGTGTRLAFPQGTVFGEPWIELGDHCVIGEHVTLTAGMMPGLDLGGEPVLRLGDGVVLGRGSHVIADSAVTIGSNTYCGPYVYITSTNHSYDDPEVPVGKQWPRSERVSVGPGCWLGTGAVILPGARLGRNVVVAAGAVVRGEVPDHAVVAGAPARIVRSWDPERGWQPPLRTPAPVPIPEGVTPQELLALAELDPDLS, from the coding sequence GTGCCGAAGAGCAGAGACACCTCCGCCTCCCTGACCGCCTGGCGCCGTCGGGTCGTCTCGCGCGCCGTCCAGGGCGGCTGGCGGTGGATCCAGGAGGCGGGTGCGGTGAGCGCCGAGCATCCGGGGAGGCTGCGCTTCGCCCGGATCGGCACCGGGACCCGGCTCGCCTTCCCGCAGGGCACTGTCTTCGGCGAGCCGTGGATCGAGCTCGGCGACCACTGCGTCATCGGCGAACACGTCACGCTGACGGCCGGGATGATGCCCGGCCTGGACCTGGGCGGGGAGCCGGTCCTGCGGCTCGGCGACGGGGTCGTCCTCGGCCGTGGCAGCCATGTCATCGCCGACTCGGCGGTGACCATCGGCTCGAACACGTACTGCGGGCCGTACGTCTACATCACGTCCACGAACCACAGTTACGACGATCCGGAGGTGCCCGTCGGCAAGCAGTGGCCGCGCAGTGAACGGGTCTCGGTGGGGCCCGGGTGCTGGCTCGGCACCGGCGCGGTGATCCTTCCGGGGGCACGGCTCGGCCGCAACGTGGTGGTCGCGGCGGGCGCGGTCGTACGGGGCGAGGTGCCCGACCACGCGGTGGTCGCAGGGGCGCCCGCGCGGATCGTGCGGAGCTGGGACCCGGAGCGGGGCTGGCAGCCGCCGCTGCGTACGCCCGCGCCCGTACCGATCCCGGAGGGTGTCACCCCGCAGGAACTGCTGGCGCTGGCCGAGTTGGATCCGGACCTGTCGTGA
- a CDS encoding DedA family protein: protein MHVQEWLETVPAISVYALVAVVIGLESLGIPLPGEIVLVSSALLASQHGDIDPYILGACATAGAIIGDSIGYAIGRKSGRPLLARLGGRFPNHFGEAQIAMAERSFQKWGMGAVFFGRSVALLRIFAGPLAGVLRMPYWKFLVANVLGGIVWAAGTTAVIYSLGIVAEAWLKRFSWLGLVLAVLIGLTSMLVIRNRAKKASALAETSAGGAAGPLDPEPVPATD from the coding sequence TTGCACGTCCAGGAGTGGCTGGAGACCGTCCCGGCGATCAGTGTCTACGCCCTGGTCGCGGTGGTGATCGGGCTCGAAAGCCTCGGTATCCCGCTCCCCGGCGAGATCGTCCTCGTCAGCTCGGCGCTGCTGGCCTCGCAGCACGGCGACATCGATCCGTACATCCTCGGCGCGTGCGCCACCGCCGGCGCGATCATCGGTGACTCGATCGGGTACGCCATCGGACGCAAGAGCGGCAGACCGCTGCTCGCCCGGCTCGGGGGCAGGTTCCCGAACCACTTCGGCGAGGCGCAGATCGCCATGGCCGAGCGGTCGTTCCAGAAGTGGGGCATGGGGGCGGTCTTCTTCGGCCGCTCCGTCGCACTCCTGCGGATCTTCGCCGGGCCGCTCGCCGGTGTGCTGCGGATGCCCTACTGGAAGTTCCTCGTCGCCAACGTCCTGGGCGGAATCGTCTGGGCCGCGGGCACCACCGCCGTCATCTACTCGCTGGGCATCGTCGCCGAGGCATGGCTGAAGCGGTTCTCCTGGCTGGGCCTCGTCCTCGCCGTACTGATCGGCCTCACCTCGATGCTCGTCATCAGGAACCGTGCGAAGAAGGCGTCCGCGCTGGCCGAGACTTCCGCCGGGGGCGCGGCGGGCCCGCTCGACCCGGAGCCCGTACCCGCCACCGACTGA
- a CDS encoding gamma carbonic anhydrase family protein, whose protein sequence is MTQRPLIAGVGGQEPVIDPTAFVAPTAVVIGEVTLAAGSSVWYHTVLRADGGPVVIGADSNIQDNCTVHVDPGSPVTIGERVSVGHNAVLHGCTVEDDVLVGMGATVLNGAHIGAGSLVAAQALVSQGMRVPPGSLVAGVPARVKRELTEEEREGIRLNAAVYLELASRHRAVHEE, encoded by the coding sequence ATGACACAGCGGCCACTGATCGCGGGTGTGGGCGGACAGGAGCCCGTGATCGATCCGACGGCGTTCGTGGCGCCGACGGCGGTGGTGATCGGCGAGGTCACTCTGGCGGCCGGTTCGAGCGTCTGGTACCACACGGTGCTGCGGGCCGACGGGGGCCCGGTCGTCATCGGCGCCGACAGCAACATCCAGGACAACTGCACCGTCCATGTCGACCCCGGCTCCCCCGTCACGATCGGCGAGCGGGTCTCGGTGGGGCACAACGCGGTCCTGCACGGCTGCACCGTCGAGGACGACGTGCTGGTCGGCATGGGCGCCACCGTGCTCAACGGGGCGCACATCGGGGCGGGTTCACTGGTCGCGGCCCAGGCGCTGGTGTCGCAGGGGATGCGCGTACCGCCGGGTTCGCTGGTCGCCGGGGTGCCGGCCAGGGTGAAGCGGGAGCTGACCGAGGAGGAGCGCGAGGGCATCAGGCTCAACGCGGCGGTCTATCTGGAGCTGGCGAGCCGCCATCGGGCCGTGCACGAGGAGTGA
- a CDS encoding DMT family transporter: MTALFALATALLWGLADFGGGLLTRRTPALTVVVVSQSIAVAVLGVIVVATGAWTETGPRLWYAVAAGVVGPVAMLAFYKALALGPMGVVSPLGSIGVAVPVGVGIVVGERPGLLQLAGIAVAVAGIVLAGGPELRGAAVRRQAIALTLVAAIGFGAVMALIAEASTSITGLFLALFVQRVTNVAVGGTALYVSVRRGARALPEEGGLRVIRAALPALAFVGLADVAANGTYSIAAQNGPVTVAAVLASLYPVITAMAARGVLKERLRAVQAAGAGLALVGTVLLAAG; encoded by the coding sequence ATGACCGCTCTGTTCGCGCTGGCCACCGCCCTGCTCTGGGGTCTGGCCGACTTCGGCGGCGGGCTGCTCACGCGGCGCACGCCCGCCCTGACGGTGGTCGTGGTGTCGCAGTCGATAGCCGTCGCCGTCCTCGGCGTGATCGTCGTCGCGACCGGCGCGTGGACCGAGACCGGACCTCGGCTCTGGTACGCGGTCGCGGCCGGAGTCGTGGGCCCCGTCGCCATGCTCGCCTTCTACAAGGCACTCGCGCTCGGCCCGATGGGCGTCGTGTCCCCGCTCGGCTCGATCGGCGTGGCCGTGCCGGTGGGCGTGGGCATCGTCGTGGGCGAGCGCCCCGGCCTGCTCCAGCTCGCCGGGATCGCCGTGGCCGTCGCGGGCATCGTGCTGGCCGGTGGGCCCGAACTGCGCGGAGCGGCGGTCCGGCGACAGGCGATCGCGCTGACGCTGGTCGCGGCGATCGGATTCGGCGCGGTCATGGCCCTGATCGCCGAGGCGTCGACGTCGATCACCGGCCTGTTCCTGGCGCTGTTCGTGCAGCGCGTCACCAACGTCGCGGTCGGCGGGACCGCGCTGTACGTCTCGGTGCGGCGGGGCGCACGCGCGCTGCCGGAGGAGGGCGGGTTGCGGGTGATCCGGGCGGCCCTGCCCGCGCTGGCGTTCGTCGGCCTCGCCGACGTCGCCGCCAACGGCACCTACTCGATCGCCGCGCAGAACGGTCCCGTCACGGTCGCCGCCGTCCTGGCCTCGCTGTATCCCGTGATCACGGCGATGGCCGCGCGTGGCGTACTGAAGGAGAGACTGCGCGCCGTGCAGGCGGCGGGCGCCGGGCTCGCGCTGGTCGGCACGGTCCTGCTGGCCGCGGGCTGA
- a CDS encoding YbaK/EbsC family protein — translation MRAPIGDFTDARPAPDCLDLLTEPVAAAVRAWQGDVPAEQLLYVDTDPEIADTAAFVEHHGADLLDRSANCVVVAGKRGGESTLAACLVLSRTRVDVNGVVRKRLGARKASFAPMDSATGETGMEYGGITPIGLPAGWTLLVDAAVVDTEWVLIGSGRRRGKLIVPGKAFTTLPGALVVDGLGVATD, via the coding sequence ATGCGCGCCCCCATCGGAGACTTCACCGACGCCCGACCCGCCCCAGACTGCCTCGACCTGCTCACGGAGCCCGTCGCGGCCGCCGTACGGGCCTGGCAGGGCGACGTACCCGCCGAGCAGCTGCTCTACGTGGACACCGACCCCGAGATCGCGGACACCGCCGCCTTCGTGGAACACCACGGGGCCGATCTGCTCGACCGGTCCGCCAACTGCGTCGTCGTGGCGGGCAAGCGCGGCGGTGAGTCCACACTCGCCGCCTGTCTCGTGCTGTCCCGGACGCGCGTCGACGTCAACGGCGTCGTACGCAAGCGACTCGGCGCCCGCAAGGCCTCGTTCGCCCCGATGGACTCCGCTACCGGCGAGACCGGCATGGAGTACGGCGGCATCACGCCGATCGGCCTGCCCGCCGGCTGGACACTGCTCGTGGACGCGGCCGTCGTGGACACCGAGTGGGTGCTGATCGGCAGCGGACGCCGCCGGGGCAAGCTCATCGTGCCCGGCAAGGCGTTCACCACCCTGCCGGGCGCCCTGGTCGTCGACGGGCTCGGCGTCGCCACCGACTGA
- a CDS encoding exonuclease SbcCD subunit D: MRFLHTSDWHLGRSFHRVSLLDAQATFLDHLVATALAHEVDAVLVAGDVYDRAVPPLSAVELFDRALHRLAEARVPTVMISGNHDSARRLGVGAGLIDHAGIHLRTDPARCATPVVLSDTHGDVAFYGLPYLEPALVRDEFKAAGTGHEAVLTAALDRVRADLAVRPEGTRSVVLAHAFVAGGAASDSERDITVGGVAAVPTGTFDGVDYVALGHLHGSQALTERVRYSGSPLAYSFSETDHRKTMWLVDLGADGEIDAERIDCPVPRPLARVRGTLADLLEDPALTRHEQSWTEATLTDPVRPAEPMARLAERFPHTLSLVFDPDRSDEDVVASYARRLEGRGDQEIAEDFVAHVRSGAGPDDRERTVLRGAFDHVRVDTAVREVTG; this comes from the coding sequence ATGAGATTCCTGCACACGTCGGACTGGCACCTGGGACGGTCGTTCCACCGGGTCAGCCTTCTCGACGCACAGGCAACCTTCCTCGACCATCTCGTGGCCACCGCGCTGGCGCACGAGGTCGACGCGGTCCTCGTGGCGGGCGACGTGTACGACCGGGCGGTCCCGCCGCTCTCCGCCGTCGAGCTCTTCGACCGGGCGCTGCACCGGCTCGCCGAGGCGCGCGTACCGACCGTGATGATCTCCGGGAACCACGACTCGGCCCGCCGGCTGGGCGTCGGCGCCGGACTCATCGACCACGCCGGAATCCACCTGCGCACCGACCCGGCCCGCTGCGCCACCCCCGTCGTACTCTCCGACACCCACGGCGACGTGGCCTTCTACGGCCTGCCCTACCTCGAACCGGCCCTGGTCCGCGACGAGTTCAAAGCCGCCGGGACGGGCCACGAGGCCGTGCTGACCGCCGCGCTCGACCGCGTACGGGCCGACCTCGCCGTACGGCCGGAAGGCACCAGGTCCGTCGTCCTCGCGCACGCCTTCGTCGCCGGCGGCGCCGCCAGTGACAGCGAACGCGACATCACCGTCGGCGGCGTGGCCGCCGTGCCGACCGGGACCTTCGACGGCGTGGACTATGTGGCACTCGGGCATCTGCACGGCTCACAGGCCCTCACCGAGCGTGTCCGCTACTCCGGTTCCCCCCTCGCGTACTCCTTCTCCGAGACCGACCACCGCAAGACGATGTGGCTCGTGGACCTCGGCGCCGACGGCGAGATCGACGCCGAGCGGATCGACTGCCCGGTCCCGCGCCCGCTCGCCCGGGTCCGCGGCACCCTCGCCGACCTCCTCGAAGACCCGGCGCTCACCCGCCACGAGCAGTCCTGGACCGAGGCGACGCTCACCGACCCGGTGCGTCCCGCCGAGCCCATGGCGCGCCTCGCCGAACGCTTCCCGCACACCCTCAGCCTCGTCTTCGACCCCGACCGGTCCGACGAGGACGTCGTCGCCTCCTACGCACGGCGCCTCGAAGGCCGCGGCGACCAGGAGATCGCCGAGGACTTCGTGGCGCACGTGAGGAGCGGCGCCGGCCCGGACGACCGGGAACGGACCGTGCTGCGCGGCGCCTTCGACCACGTACGCGTCGACACCGCCGTGCGCGAGGTGACCGGATGA
- a CDS encoding DUF4442 domain-containing protein gives MTVGEILAATVPMARTLNMEFLETTSERAVVRLPDQAAFHNHVGGPHAGAMFTLGDTVSGAVVLAAFGEQLARAVPLVVKAEIGYKKLAMGVVTATATVGRPVADVVAELDGGGRPEIPVTVVFNREDGAVTGEMTIVWTLRPNS, from the coding sequence ATGACCGTCGGCGAGATACTCGCCGCCACCGTTCCCATGGCGAGGACTCTCAACATGGAGTTCCTCGAAACCACCTCCGAGCGCGCCGTCGTACGGCTTCCGGACCAGGCCGCCTTCCACAACCACGTCGGCGGCCCGCACGCCGGCGCGATGTTCACCCTCGGCGACACCGTCAGCGGCGCCGTCGTGCTCGCCGCCTTCGGCGAGCAGCTCGCCCGCGCCGTACCGCTCGTCGTCAAGGCGGAAATCGGCTACAAGAAGCTCGCCATGGGCGTCGTCACGGCGACCGCCACCGTCGGCCGCCCGGTCGCGGACGTCGTCGCCGAACTCGACGGTGGAGGGCGCCCGGAGATCCCCGTCACCGTCGTCTTCAACCGGGAGGACGGCGCCGTCACCGGCGAGATGACCATCGTCTGGACGCTGCGTCCCAACAGCTGA
- a CDS encoding CoA-binding protein: MYADDETIRRILTSTGDTWAVVGLSGNRSRAAYGVAAVLQGFGKRVVPVHPKAETVHGERGYASLAEIPFPVDVVDVFVNGELAGPVADEAAAIGAKAVWFQLGVIDEKAYERTRAAGLDMVMDRCPAIEIPRLG, translated from the coding sequence ATGTACGCAGACGATGAGACGATCCGCAGGATTCTGACCTCCACGGGCGACACCTGGGCGGTCGTGGGCCTGTCCGGCAACCGTTCGCGGGCGGCCTACGGGGTCGCGGCCGTGCTCCAGGGCTTCGGAAAGCGTGTGGTGCCGGTGCACCCCAAGGCGGAGACGGTCCACGGCGAGCGGGGGTACGCGTCGCTGGCCGAGATCCCGTTCCCCGTCGACGTGGTGGATGTGTTCGTCAACGGCGAGCTGGCGGGTCCGGTCGCCGACGAGGCCGCCGCGATCGGCGCGAAGGCGGTCTGGTTCCAGCTCGGCGTGATCGACGAGAAGGCGTACGAGCGCACGCGGGCCGCCGGTCTCGACATGGTGATGGACCGCTGCCCCGCCATCGAGATACCGCGCCTGGGCTGA